A genomic window from Salvia miltiorrhiza cultivar Shanhuang (shh) chromosome 5, IMPLAD_Smil_shh, whole genome shotgun sequence includes:
- the LOC131024910 gene encoding pentatricopeptide repeat-containing protein At3g53360, mitochondrial-like has protein sequence MKSLHLNSPTLISPSLANTPNPKISRSFPQHSSPPENIFSDQLLSLRRCVQTQDLKTGSSLHATILKSGLEADVFIANSLLNMYSKCDCVHHARNVFDQMPHRTVVSWTAMMSAYHRSSLPDEAMSLFSRMPAHLNPNEFTLAVLLQACALRGDVNLVEAVHSHAIRSGLASDSFLQNCLIDAYAKAGMLTAAEKLLLRLCRRDVVSWTCVVSGCVKCGEAERGLSLFCRMQEDGVAPSEIAMVTALQACSEIGNGRIMGWIHGLVLKGNWWMSGLVLNSLIGMYSTNGYFTEAMAVFRRFCFGSEGLHPSPETMASLLHGCGRRGALKLGGEIHGYLIKHGFLPCVVAENSLMNVYAEHGYVDSALLLFRMMAERDVISWNTIIKCFVKNGRAVDALRLLREIHREGCVSPDFVTLLTSLEACSELARITEGRVIHGHLTKTGLLGDIFLQNALIDMYAKSGRVDFADCVFEGMQETDIGSWNSIIAAYGVNGDGASAVKAFEKLEREGTKKPNGITFTNALSACAHAGLVEEGCGIFHSMEKRHGMNPSTEHYACVVDLLGRAGRVKEAEAFIDKMPMLPGSDVWGALLSASVLVGDVAMAERAAEELAALEPSSSIWRVALANAYAAAGKWDRVAELRGLRKEGGWSCVNVEGFEFDFFAGDARRGESEMIYQVIGWLQIHMQDNAVCDEILFLT, from the coding sequence ATGAAGTCTTTGCATTTGAATTCTCCCACATTAATATCACCATCTCTCGCAAACACTCCAAATCCCAAAATCAGCCGCTCATTCCCTCAACATTCCTCACCGCCGGAAAACATTTTCTCAGACCAACTTCTTTCACTGCGTAGATGCGTCCAAACCCAAGACCTCAAAACGGGATCTTCCCTTCACGCCACAATTCTCAAATCAGGGCTCGAAGCCGATGTTTTCATCGCCAATTCATTACTCAACATGTACTCAAAATGCGACTGCGTACACCACGCACGCAACGTGTTCGACCAAATGCCTCACCGAACCGTCGTGTCGTGGACCGCGATGATGTCAGCCTATCACCGCAGCTCGCTCCCCGATGAAGCGATGTCGTTGTTTTCGAGGATGCCGGCGCATCTCAACCCCAACGAGTTCACACTGGCTGTGCTTCTGCAGGCTTGCGCATTGAGAGGTGACGTCAATTTGGTCGAAGCTGTTCATTCTCACGCGATTAGAAGCGGCCTCGCATCGGATAGCTTCTTGCAGAATTGCTTAATCGATGCGTACGCGAAAGCAGGGATGCTCACGGCTGCGGAGAAGCTGCTGCTGAGGCTCTGCAGAAGAGATGTTGTTTCGTGGACTTGTGTCGTCTCCGGTTGTGTGAAATGTGGCGAGGCCGAGAGGGGGCTGTCGCTGTTTTGCAGGATGCAGGAAGACGGCGTCGCACCAAGTGAGATAGCGATGGTTACTGCATTGCAAGCCTGCTCTGAAATTGGGAATGGCAGAATCATGGGGTGGATTCATGGATTGGTGTTGAAAGGGAATTGGTGGATGAGTGGTTTGGTGTTGAATTCGTTGATTGGAATGTACTCCACGAATGGTTACTTCACCGAGGCTATGGCAGTCTTTCGTCGTTTCTGCTTTGGGAGTGAGGGTCTGCATCCTAGTCCGGAGACTATGGCAAGCCTGCTACATGGTTGTGGAAGGCGTGGAGCATTAAAGCTAGGGGGAGAGATTCATGGATACTTGATCAAACACGGGTTTTTGCCTTGTGTCGTTGCTGAGAATTCGCTAATGAACGTGTATGCTGAGCACGGATATGTGGACTCTGCGTTGCTCCTGTTTAGGATGATGGCAGAGAGAGACGTTATTTCTTGGAACACGATCATCAAATGCTTCGTGAAGAATGGTCGGGCTGTTGATGCATTGAGACTCCTTCGTGAGATTCACAGAGAAGGTTGCGTCTCTCCGGATTTTGTCACGTTGCTTACATCTCTTGAAGCTTGTTCTGAGCTGGCACGGATCACAGAAGGTCGGGTTATTCATGGCCACCTGACGAAGACAGGGTTGCTCGGTGATATCTTCCTCCAAAATGCTCTGATAGATATGTATGCAAAGTCGGGAAGGGTGGATTTCGCGGACTGTGTTTTTGAGGGAATGCAGGAGACAGACATTGGCTCGTGGAACTCAATCATCGCAGCGTATGGTGTGAATGGAGATGGGGCCTCCGCTGTGAAGGCGTTTGAGAAACTCGAAAGAGAAGGGACCAAGAAACCGAATGGTATCACGTTCACTAATGCTCTATCAGCGTGTGCCCACGCAGGATTGGTTGAGGAAGGTTGTGGGATTTTTCACTCGATGGAGAAGCGCCATGGGATGAACCCGAGCACGGAGCATTACGCCTGCGTGGTTGATCTGTTGGGAAGAGCAGGGAGAGTGAAAGAAGCAGAGGCCTTCATTGATAAAATGCCAATGCTGCCAGGCTCTGATGTTTGGGGGGCTCTGTTGAGCGCGAGTGTGCTCGTGGGAGACGTGGCAATGGCTGAGAGGGCAGCGGAGGAGCTCGCGGCTCTGGAACCTTCTAGTAGCATCTGGAGAGTCGCGTTGGCCAATGCGTACGCTGCTGCTGGAAAATGGGATAGGGTTGCAGAGTTGAGAGGGTTGAGGAAGGAAGGGGGGTGGAGCTGTGTGAATGTCGAAGGATTTGAGTTTGATTTCTTCGCAGGCGACGCGAGGCGTGGAGAGAGTGAGATGATCTATCAAGTTATAGGGTGGTTGCAGATTCATATGCAAGATAATGCAGTATGTGATGAGATCCTTTTCTTAACTTAG